One genomic window of Solanum stenotomum isolate F172 chromosome 9, ASM1918654v1, whole genome shotgun sequence includes the following:
- the LOC125875810 gene encoding F-box protein CPR1-like, whose product MNPSEDVIFEILTRLPVTSLIRFKCVCKFWFSLINNPNFISKHLYNLNNKQNHLHLLISRRGNITNKRILSLSQNDTFDVFINQDFPEYFKDKFGHIRLIGPCNGIVCLCGYPDNIVLWNPSIRDYKILPQSQIQRLVGSTVRGSDFGLGFDSKKNNYKVIQILFCLSIDRVFVYQVEIYSLNTNSWKKYKGIVPSKIKYGNTSWSMVYENEIFCWLGQDVDNHEVILLFNMSEEIFQNIKLPSNIGIFGEQEIMRSVWVIVPFKESISLIVYCLKEVEKYYDIWVMNNELRVENCWTKLQRIGPISRVERPLGFWKNGELILENSSGQLVIYDPSNQEMKTLGFYGKRGRLEIVVYKESLVSINIS is encoded by the coding sequence ATGAATCCATCTGAAGATGTAATTTTCGAGATTTTGACAAGATTACCTGTAACTTCTTTGATAAGGTTCAAATGCGTTTGCAAATTCTGGTTTTCTCTCATcaacaaccctaatttcatcTCGAAGCATTTGTATAACCTaaataacaaacaaaatcaTCTTCATTTGCTAATTAGTCGCCGTGGAAACATTACAAATAAAAGGATCCTCTCATTGTCACAAAATGACACATTTGATGTTTTCATCAATCAAGATTTTCCAGAATACTTCAAAGACAAATTTGGTCACATAAGACTTATAGGTCCATGTAACGGCATCGTTTGTTTATGTGGTTATCCAGATAACATTGTTCTATGGAATCCATCAATTAGAGACTACAAAATATTACCTCAATCACAAATTCAACGTCTTGTTGGATCAACAGTACGTGGGAGTGATTTTGGATTAGGGTTTGATTCGAAGAAAAACAATTATAAGgtaatacaaattttattttgtctatcGATTGATCGTGTTTTTGTTTATCAAGTTGAGATATACTCTTTGAATACAAATTCTTGGAAGAAGTATAAAGGGATTGTGCCATCTAAAATAAAGTATGGTAATACTTCATGGAGTATGGTATATGAAAATGAGATTTTTTGTTGGTTAGGTCAAGATGTTGATAATCATGAGGTGATACTTTTATTTAACATGAGTGAAgagatttttcaaaatattaagttACCATCAAATattggaatttttggagagcAAGAAATTATGAGGAGTGTTTGGGTGATTGTGCCATTTAAAGAATCAATTTCACttattgtttattgtttaaAAGAAGTGGAGAAGTATTATGATATATGGGTGATGAATAATGAATTGAGAGTTGAAAATTGTTGGACTAAATTGCAAAGAATTGGTCCTATTTCTAGGGTGGAAAGGCCTTTAGGGTTCTGGAAAAATGGTGAGCTAATTTTGGAAAATAGCTCTGGACAATTAGTGATTTATGATCCttcaaatcaagaaatgaagaCACTTGGATTTTATGGGAAAAGAGGCAGGCTGGAAATAGTTGTTTACAAGGAGAGTTTAGTTTCAATCAATATATCGTAG